From Mauremys mutica isolate MM-2020 ecotype Southern chromosome 15, ASM2049712v1, whole genome shotgun sequence, one genomic window encodes:
- the LOC123350215 gene encoding coiled-coil domain-containing protein 106-like isoform X1, giving the protein MTERNNRRRTMKKDDEAYEISIPFEETPHLEPQIFYSLSPPQSNFEELPEPPPPALALMSSMKTQLHMALERNSWLQKRIEDLEEERDFLRCQLDKFISSAKVDAEDHCRSKQPPRRAEAAESRPGEATDNESLASSLSAASEQGGSTERKKQKQKGGVSRRRFGKPKARERQRVKDADGVLCRYKKILNTFQKLKSMSRAFEHHRVDRNTVALTTPIAELLIVAPEKLAEVGEFDPSKERLLEYSRRCFLALDDETLKKVQALKKSKLLLPITYRFKR; this is encoded by the exons ATGACCGAGAGGAATAACCGGAGGCGGACGA TGAAGAAGGACGATGAGGCCTACGAGATCTCCATCCCCTTCGAGGAGACGCCCCACCTAGAGCCCCAGATCTTCTACAGCCTCAGCCCTCCCCAGAGCAACTTCGAAG agctGCCGGAGCCGCCCCCGCCCGCCCTGGCGCTGATGAGCAGCATGAAGACCCAGCTGCACATGGCCCTGGAGCGTAACTCCTGGCTGCAGAAGCGCATCGAGGACCTGGAGGAGGAGCGGGACTTTCTGCGCTGCCAGCTCGACAAGTTCATCTCCTCCGCCAAGGTGGACGCCG AAGATCACTGCCGCAGCAAGCAGCCCCCGCGGCGGGCGGAGGCGGCCGAGAGCCGGCCCGGCGAGGCCACGGACAACGAAAGCCTGGCGTCCTCGCTCAGCGCCGCCTCGGAGCAGGGCGGCTCCACTGAGCGCAAGAAGCAGAAGCAGAAGGGGGGGGTGAGCCGGCGGCGCTTCGGCAAGCCCAAGGCCCGCGAGCGCCAGCGAG TCAAGGACGCTGACGGGGTGCTGTGCCGCTACAAGAAGATCCTCAACACCTTCCAGAAGCTGAAGAGCATGAGCCGGGCCTTCGAGCACCACCGGGTGGATCGCAACACGGTGGCGCTGACCACGCCCATCGCCGAGCTGCTCATTGTGGCGCCCGAGAAGCTGGCCGAGGTGGGCGAGTTCGACCCGTCCAAGGAGCGGCTGCTGGAGTACTCGCGCCGCTGCTTCCTGGCGCTGGACGACGAGACCCTCAAGAAGGTGCAGGCCCTCAAGAAGAGCAAGCTGCTGCTGCCCATCACCTACCGCTTCAAGCGGTGA
- the LOC123350215 gene encoding coiled-coil domain-containing protein 106-like isoform X2: MTERNNRRRTMKKDDEAYEISIPFEETPHLEPQIFYSLSPPQSNFEELPEPPPPALALMSSMKTQLHMALERNSWLQKRIEDLEEERDFLRCQLDKFISSAKVDADHCRSKQPPRRAEAAESRPGEATDNESLASSLSAASEQGGSTERKKQKQKGGVSRRRFGKPKARERQRVKDADGVLCRYKKILNTFQKLKSMSRAFEHHRVDRNTVALTTPIAELLIVAPEKLAEVGEFDPSKERLLEYSRRCFLALDDETLKKVQALKKSKLLLPITYRFKR, from the exons ATGACCGAGAGGAATAACCGGAGGCGGACGA TGAAGAAGGACGATGAGGCCTACGAGATCTCCATCCCCTTCGAGGAGACGCCCCACCTAGAGCCCCAGATCTTCTACAGCCTCAGCCCTCCCCAGAGCAACTTCGAAG agctGCCGGAGCCGCCCCCGCCCGCCCTGGCGCTGATGAGCAGCATGAAGACCCAGCTGCACATGGCCCTGGAGCGTAACTCCTGGCTGCAGAAGCGCATCGAGGACCTGGAGGAGGAGCGGGACTTTCTGCGCTGCCAGCTCGACAAGTTCATCTCCTCCGCCAAGGTGGACGCCG ATCACTGCCGCAGCAAGCAGCCCCCGCGGCGGGCGGAGGCGGCCGAGAGCCGGCCCGGCGAGGCCACGGACAACGAAAGCCTGGCGTCCTCGCTCAGCGCCGCCTCGGAGCAGGGCGGCTCCACTGAGCGCAAGAAGCAGAAGCAGAAGGGGGGGGTGAGCCGGCGGCGCTTCGGCAAGCCCAAGGCCCGCGAGCGCCAGCGAG TCAAGGACGCTGACGGGGTGCTGTGCCGCTACAAGAAGATCCTCAACACCTTCCAGAAGCTGAAGAGCATGAGCCGGGCCTTCGAGCACCACCGGGTGGATCGCAACACGGTGGCGCTGACCACGCCCATCGCCGAGCTGCTCATTGTGGCGCCCGAGAAGCTGGCCGAGGTGGGCGAGTTCGACCCGTCCAAGGAGCGGCTGCTGGAGTACTCGCGCCGCTGCTTCCTGGCGCTGGACGACGAGACCCTCAAGAAGGTGCAGGCCCTCAAGAAGAGCAAGCTGCTGCTGCCCATCACCTACCGCTTCAAGCGGTGA